In the Thermodesulfovibrionales bacterium genome, GGCTTCTAAAGGCTGAACAATTCTTTCTCACCTCCTCGGAACAACCCATAATATCCCAGCAGGCCGCGTATTCAAGAAGTTTCTTGATACCCGCAATGCTGATCTTCTTTATGTGGATGAGGTTCCTTAAGCACTGAAGCCACGTAATATCGTTCTCGGAATAAAACCGCTGCCGGCCCCTCCGGGAAGGCGAGATGAGCCCGTGATGCTCATAGACGCGCAACGTCTGCTCCGTGGTACCGAGAAACTCCGAAGCGATCATGATGGGATATAAGGCCA is a window encoding:
- a CDS encoding MerR family transcriptional regulator, which translates into the protein MFTKQPLQGLTEQEKKTMALYPIMIASEFLGTTEQTLRVYEHHGLISPSRRGRQRFYSENDITWLQCLRNLIHIKKISIAGIKKLLEYAACWDIMGCSEEVRKNCSAFRSQGKAATKPEDDDGLYQSAAALLETDGQRRT